Genomic DNA from Stigmatopora argus isolate UIUO_Sarg chromosome 13, RoL_Sarg_1.0, whole genome shotgun sequence:
TAGCCATATATGTAATCTTTTAAGTTGACCAGGAGTGATGCCTTCAATGGCTATACAAATCAGGAGCATCCGCTGAATGGCCCCTGGCAGTTTTGCCAACATCGTTTTATAagctttaagattttttttaattctttcttACGGATAAACAACGTGTCAAAGTGTGTTAAATTGGACTTAAGGGAGTTTTTACAGGGTCCTTCTCAAAACAGGGGCAAAGTTCCGTCCTATTGATCAGAGTTTATGACACAAGACACGATGGCCATGAAAGGGACGAGTTGCTGGTCTCCAAACTATGAGTGGATCGACGGTCTGCTGTACCGAAAAAAGCTGGAGAGGGGTTTCCTTAACTTTCGAGAAGTTTTGGATGAAGATCGGAGATTGGAGGCGATCGCTACCTTTCATCGACGATCAAATGGCAAACGGCATCTCTCCCTTGAGGAGACTTACAAATGTGTGGCTGATAACTACTGGTGGGATGGTAAGaacgtctttttttttacaaccttGGATTTGTCACAAAATAACATTTCTGCACGATAATAAGAATGTTATCAGGGGGGAAAGTGTATGGTGATCGCGATAAATACACTGCACACTAAATGTTACCTTTTTGTGTAATAGTGTTGTGCTCAAGAGCACTATTGAGattaaaatgtgtgtatgtttgtgtgtgtgtacacgttttacatgaactcattggctgccattgacaataatagaaaaactattttaaaagatgttttaCCTTTGACCGCATTTTACCACGTAATTTGGTCAAATTACCACGCAAAACACTCACCTAGTTAACAGAGAAAtaaccctatttttttttcattttcagaaccactttatcctcactaaggttacagggggtgctggagcctatcccagctaacgttgggccagaggcgggggacaccctgaattggtagccatccaatcgcagggcacaaggagacaaatgaccattcacgctcacatccatacctaggggcactttagtgtccaatcagcctaccatgcatgtctttggaatgtgtgaggaaaccagagaaaacccacacaggcccgggtagaacatgcaaactccatacaggtggaccaacctggatttgaaccctgaaCCCCAGAGCTATAAGGCCGACACTCATCCGCCCTCCTACTATTCTATCATCTTTGATGTTCAAAGCCATGTGCGACGCTAGTAAATTTGACACCAAAGAGTGTGTTATGGTTGTGGTCATTGttagtaacaaaaaaataaatgtatttccaTTATTTatgataaaatgaagtttaaatgcTGGTTTTGAAAGATAATCCCTACCCTGAGACCAGAATGAGACCGGTTCATGATACTTGTGTGCATAGTACAATCAAGTACAGTATGACTGAAGATAACAAAAGTTATGAGTTACTGGGATCTTGTTAAACATTCAATTTGAGCTAGAAACCCTGAAAGGACTATTTGataagtttgtttttaatttgtcacTGTCTTTTTCTGAATGATTATTTCACTATTTACTATCACAGTGATTGTGTCAGTGTTGTAGttgtagtttaaaaaagaaaaacactgcgTCTGTTTCAATTTaacctattttaattaaagagttgactttttgtttttgcaaatttCAGGGATGTACTTCCAGATCCGAGACTTTGTGCTGGACTGTCCTGAGTGTCGCAGTCATCATTGCAAGAGAGAGGTGAGAGGTTTGGGGTTTTTGtcataaaaatacaaacatgcacCATCTCTTTTCTGTTCTTAAAATCTTTCCTTCTGCTAGAAGCAAGGTGGCCAAGGATGCGTCACAAAAACAATGGCGTCGCACAGTTCTGATATGCTACGGAAGCTGAAGAGTCAGCGGGAGGCAGGGATGTTCTGTGACATCACCTTGCGCACAAATGGGCGCTCCTACGCTGCGCACAGAGCGGTCCTGGCGGCTGTGAGCGACCACTTCCAGGAGATCTTTACAGAGATGGACTCCAGTATTAAGGCGGACATAGATCTCACTGGTAAAGTGATGTCAAATGTGTACATTTAAAGTccattaagttcataaaaatatcacacaaacaaccattttaaGTTAAGTCCTCTCACCGTATTTAGTAAAAGGTGGATCTTTTCAGGGTTCCCTTGAAATAGGAGTCTTAAAATCAATGAATTCTTCTATGTCTTAAATTATTTGAATTTCATTGCATTACAATTTCAGACTGGTGTTTACTAAAGTTTTGCTGGGCTGTTAAATTTGCCTTGTCTTTGGAATTGGCATAAAATTCTGTCTTCAGTTTCAACTGACGAAAGATCCTGTGGATCCTTTGATATTATCTTAAAAGTAAACCGGAGATGAGGTCATTAAGCAGCCACTGATTTTTCACTAGATTGTCTTTGTAACCTCATTTACCGATCAAAACCTGATGGATTTTTCTCTTCCATTTACAGGCTTCAGTGAGGATAGCCTTTTGTGTTTGCTGGACTTCTCCTACTCCTCCACTCTATGCGTGCGCCAGGAGGACCTCCCCGAAGTCATTACCATGGCCCGCCACCTGGGCATGTGGCCCGCCGTGGAGGCTTGCTCCGCTCTCATGAAAGAGCACCACCACGTCCCTCACCCGAGCCGGGATTTCAAATTGGCCTATGGCGTCGTTTGCGGGCAGCAAATAGAAACCAAAAGGGAACCGAAGGATAACACCGGCGGCTTCTGGCGAACCCTGAACACATCTGACGAGTCTTTGGACGGAAGTCCGAGTTGCAATTCGAATGGGACGCCAGATGCTAGAGTTAAAAACGGACTCCCCGTGAGCCCCTCGCACAGGATGAAGCTAATGGACTTTAAATCTCCTTCTTCTAAGAAGCGAGCTGCTTCCAGAAATCTCCTGGGTACCCCACAGTCCAAGAGTTACTCCCCCCTGGCACCATCTAACACCCGTCTTTTGCGCTCAAGTCCTGGCGCCGCGCAGAAGGTTCAGCGATTGCTCCCTACGCAGGAAAGTCCGCGGGGAAACCGGAAATCGCGGACCCCCATATCCAGTCCGATTTGCAGTCCTGTCAGGGTGAAGGAGGAAGTGGAAGAAGTGCAAGTTGATGAGGAGGACTATGCAAGAGCTCAGGAGAAATACAAACTAATGCTGGTTCTCGGACTGCAGAGGACCGCCCTTCTCCCCCGACCCGAAGATTTGATCGGTTGGAGGCAAAAGAAACGACTCAGGAAGCTAAAAGCCAACAACTACTCTCTAACCAAGAGACGGAAACCCCGTTCTGTGCCCCCGGTGCTGCCATACAGGCCCGTGACCCTGTCTCTTCCCCTTTGTGACCCTGTTAACAATCTCCTCAACAAAACTATGAAAACAAAGTCGGATGCTCCCCCCATTGTAGAAGGAATTAGGAAGAGACATAATCCTAATAAACAAGTCCCGCCAAGTGACCGGAGCATGCGCAGCCAGGGCATCCTACCCAATATCTTCCAAGCCACGACCCAGTCTGTCTTCAGTGGAAGAGAGCTCAGGCGCTCCGTCAGGAATGGCGTCGGagtccctcctcctcctcctccccagcAGCCCCAACGCCGTAGCGCCAACAAAACACCTGCAAACAACACGTTCAGGATCAAACCCGAACCAGCCGAATATTCAGTCTCAGGTCATTGTCTCGCTTCGAACAATCAAACTTCTCAGAGGACCTGTGCCAGGAACACCGTCAAGGCAGTTAAGACGCTCCGCTACAACAGTGGCCGTCCAGGGACGAAAGCAAAACCGAAGCAGGGCAGTGGAAGAGACCAAGCGAAGCCCTCGCGGGGCAGGCCCAGAAAAGTCTTAAGGGAGGAGACGAACGCTGACAAACAAGTGAAGACCGATCATTCCGGTTGTGGGTTTCAATTCTCAGAGCGCTCTTCTCCCCCGGCCATCTACAACCACCCTCTGTACAAAGTCATCAAAGAAGAACCCGCAGATCCGGTGCCGGTCGGCAGCGCCCTCTTCTTAGATCCTCCCTCCCCGGACCTGGGAAAACGCCAGAGCAAACCCCCCATCAAACTACTGGACTCTGGCTTTTTGTTCAGCTTCTGCCGACCGTCAGTGGCGACCATGGGGATCAAAAAAGAAGAGGAGAGCGTGGATATCTGTTTGACGCGCTCCGTTTCGCAAGTCCGTGACAAGTTTGGAAGAGGCAAAGGTTCGCTGGCTGCGTTGACAATAGTGAAAAGGGAGAGGGTAGAGAAGAACGTGACCCAGACACCCAAAAACAACCATCGGGACAGTGTTCCTATGGTCAGATCCAGAAGGTCAACAGCTACACGGATCACACCAAAGGTAGGTAAAGAGgtagcgtattttctcgcatataagccgccccctgattcacaattttcaccgccatattcatggatttaataaggagtacaaatgtgttactttgaaggtaaatcttttaaaaaaatcatcgcacgtggtatttctgagatactatatgaatccaaaggacattattggggtcaatatcataaggaagttagtcattcatccagtaatggttgttttctttctgcaaaacaaaaaaataacccaaaaataGTAAATCTTcatttgccaacatctactaGTGAAAGAGTATAACCACtctgtaagtcttgtgcacatataGCCATATCCTGATTCAGTTCATCATTTGttgtagttacaaatacggcttatattggagaaaatacggtatatgtccCATCCATTGAACTGAGAGGGGCTGGCAGCGATAGATCGATCTTGGCCAGACCCTCTCggtcaaatggtttggacatccATCCCCAACAATGAAGCTGACCTCATCTCAAACCCATTAGCAAGAGCCAAGCGCCATCCCCGTGAGCGGCAGGACCCACGCGGTAGTGGACTCGGTTCGTCGGGCGAGGCTAAAGCAACTACGGGGCCCGCGCAGCCAGGCCCCCAAAGCCCCGAGGGCGGCCCACTCCTGTGCGGAATGCGCTGTTTCCTACCGGGACTGCGACACGCTCATTATGCACCGCCTGCGTCACATCGAGGGCAAGCACTGGCCGTGTCTGGTAAGCACAGAGCCGCTTCGTCCTCCTTTAAGTCTAAAATTGAATGAATCTGGTCTTCTCCTCTGAAGCTTTGCAGTAAGACGTTCTTTCGACTGAGGAATGTACGAAACCATATCCGCACCCACGACCCCAAGTTGTACAAATGCCGGAGCTGCATTGCCGCAGGCTCCTGAAAACAACCGCCGTGTCTGCTGAATTGAGGTTAAGGTGGGTCCAATTAACAGACAGCATCGTTATCATTGGCTTTTGGGGGGACAGAATCTTGTTTTAGCGAATTGGAATGTCACTCAATTAGATTTTTGTGATGCGTAATAGTGGAGGGTGTGATGGGGTTGGTTAAAATAAAAGCCCGTATTTCCAGGAAGTGGCCATCGTAAGTGGAGGCAGGCATTTATGTTGTCAACcaactattttagccaattgaATGTGAGCGTCCTAGTTTGACTGCTCTTCCTTGTGACATCATTTATTACCCATTATGATATGCATCAGTGCACCCATTGAGCTCACAAAATGCCTTCGCTTGTGAGCGCCATCATTTTTggcgtgtgcggtcttttggtcgcccggacccaaacaacgggcgaccaaaagaccggcgacaaaacaaggtaaaacaacacggtctacgcatcaataaaagccaataatggccctgagcagtttcactaagCGGAcctgtgagtgtataagagtttgtatgtacatgcattgtccctttaagaagctacgtcagtcagggtcttaacaagttctccaacaaaacataataaaagtacaggaaatttggagcttttctttagcctaataattaatagggcattaagtatgactaaataataattcactgtttgtatttagggaatttgaacaacgatttaaactgtaattatcaataaccttccgggcgaccaaacgactgaGTACCCATTTTTGGGGtatgaaaaaacatttgtctATTATACCGAGGTAAACTAAAATGCTATTCCTATTATATTTAACATTCAGAGGAGGGTCATTTAAAAGCGATATTGTCTTTTCTATAAGTGTGTCAAGGCAGTGCGCCTATACGTTTTGAAGTATAAACCACTTTAAGACTGAAATGGTCTACAGCGAgaccaaatggattagatgtttaTCACTGTcgttaaaaagacaaaagtgaTACTGATGTGCCAATGTAGACCTAAAATCCCGAGGCGAGAGCATTAAAATATTGCCTTCAGCGTGACAAACTAGTTTTGTTTCTTCTAGGGTCCGGCAATATCAAGCCACAGGAGCGTCACAGGAGCAACCAGAAGCTTGTACATAAATGGAGCCTTCATACACAAGCACAATGGGGTCTGTAATGACGAGTGACTTGTCTTTTTGATTCTCTTTCCGAAACCAAACCCAGGACTCCTGTGTCCTTTTCTCCCCCTAAAACCGGCAAAACTTGAACATTACACTCAGGGGACGGGGGAACATGTCCCACATGCTCATAGTtgtgttaaacaaaaaaatacaaacaaaacaaaaacaaaaaaaagcccacaACCATAACGTGTTATGTCATCAGTCCTATATGTATAGTTAAATTCGGGGCACATTTATAGTATATCTTTAGCTTATCTTGTAAAACCGAGGAAGAATTTGAAGTTGGGGGTGGAATACTTGAAGCCAAGGGAGGGAATACTTGAAGTGTATTTTGCTAGTGTCCGTTCTGTGAGTTAGCGTGCGGCCCCATCAGGCTCGGGAACATGTGGCTCGCTAGCCTTTTTTGACAAGTGAATCTGGTTCTCTACCATAATCTTAATTGTGGAACCAGTCGGCGAGCTGCGATGAGCTGATTGTACATTGACAttttgatcttggacacttcaaaacGTGCGTCGCAATGAAATGCCGCAATTTGGAGGCCATTGGTGGTCCGCCCATCGCGAATTGCGCAGTGACAAGCGTTCCAGAGCTCGCTTTCCTAGATTGGGAACAGTTTGAAATTGGAGTATTTGAAAATGTATCAGgaaaattaaaaagacaagGAATCATGTTGTAACCCAGGTACACTATAATTTCAAATTTGATTAAATTTCAGAACGTGACGTCAAAATGGTTTCGGACCCCTGTCTCACGTAATCCGTGCATGACTGTTCCGCCCAATCGGATCCATCCCGTCCATCCGCTAATCTACTGAATAATTGCAATGTCCGCACATGCAAATAATTAGGGTTGGCAAATTAAAAACTCAAAATATTGACAAGACTGAATACGTTTTTGGACTTTTATATATTGATATACCTGCTTTAATgaccttttctttatttttatttctttgctatAGTCTCTACTGTGCGTGTTGAGCCGGCATGTCAAATGATAGGATATTTAACAATAATACAAGAGTATTTATATAAAATGCTGGGAGCTTATATAACGTTTTATTGTCCGGGAAGTAAATGAATGCGGAATGAATTGAAATAGAGCTGATTTTAAATGCATTCCTGTGCTTATTGTGCTTTGGAAGGGTTATGTGTTTGCTCTGGGGATCTTCAAATTTGATCAATAAATCTATGGATATGTAATGTTTAGCgtctccaatccattttaagcaTATTTTATGTAACGTTTAGCgtctccaatccattttgagcagATTTTAGTTTCAGTGCAGTTggcggcaatagatgtccaattccacCTGGACTGACTTTGTCAGACCTCCCTATTCCAAATGGATTAAACGTCTATcgtagttaccgtattttctcggatAGAAGCCGTATttgcagctaaaaaaaattatgacaatcaagggtacagcttatatgtgcacaagacttacagtgtTGCTatattactatttgttggttgttttcagttttgcagtaagaaaacaaccattactggatgaactACTAACTTCcttgtgatattgaccctaataatgtgcttttgagtcATGCAGGATCTCAGATATACcacgtgcgataatttttcttaagattttcccttcaaagtaactcatttgtactccccatgaatatggagttgaaaattgtgaattgaggcggcttatacgcgagaaattgtaaaattcaacgattttaaggcaattttaagggtgcgtcttatacgcggggcggctaatatgcgagaaaatacggtaattatggTGTGCTGGTTTGAATTAAATATTCAATTGTGCATTGAATGTGTAGACCAAACTTCTCATGATCATTGTGATGTTTTGGAATTAAGGCGTGTGCCTGCCATGATTGATCGTTAAATagattttcaaattaattgacTGCTATTTTGATAGCTGATTTGCTTACATTGCTTGATGAAATAATTGTTTTATaggtaaatatttttcttatttttaatagTGAATTTATAAATAATTTTGACTATTTAACAAATGTAAAAACTAAAAAGGAAAGTATAGtacacttttattttaaatctggTATACA
This window encodes:
- the LOC144087077 gene encoding uncharacterized protein LOC144087077 isoform X2, giving the protein MTQDTMAMKGTSCWSPNYEWIDGLLYRKKLERGFLNFREVLDEDRRLEAIATFHRRSNGKRHLSLEETYKCVADNYWWDGMYFQIRDFVLDCPECRSHHCKREQGGQGCVTKTMASHSSDMLRKLKSQREAGMFCDITLRTNGRSYAAHRAVLAAVSDHFQEIFTEMDSSIKADIDLTGFSEDSLLCLLDFSYSSTLCVRQEDLPEVITMARHLGMWPAVEACSALMKEHHHVPHPSRDFKLAYGVVCGQQIETKREPKDNTGGFWRTLNTSDESLDGSPSCNSNGTPDARVKNGLPVSPSHRMKLMDFKSPSSKKRAASRNLLGTPQSKSYSPLAPSNTRLLRSSPGAAQKVQRLLPTQESPRGNRKSRTPISSPICSPVRVKEEVEEVQVDEEDYARAQEKYKLMLVLGLQRTALLPRPEDLIGWRQKKRLRKLKANNYSLTKRRKPRSVPPVLPYRPVTLSLPLCDPVNNLLNKTMKTKSDAPPIVEGIRKRHNPNKQVPPSDRSMRSQGILPNIFQATTQSVFSGRELRRSVRNGVGVPPPPPPQQPQRRSANKTPANNTFRIKPEPAEYSVSGHCLASNNQTSQRTCARNTVKAVKTLRYNSGRPGTKAKPKQGSGRDQAKPSRGRPRKVLREETNADKQVKTDHSGCGFQFSERSSPPAIYNHPLYKVIKEEPADPVPVGSALFLDPPSPDLGKRQSKPPIKLLDSGFLFSFCRPSVATMGIKKEEESVDICLTRSVSQVRDKFGRGKGSLAALTIVKRERVEKNVTQTPKNNHRDSVPMVRSRRSTATRITPKQEPSAIPVSGRTHAVVDSVRRARLKQLRGPRSQAPKAPRAAHSCAECAVSYRDCDTLIMHRLRHIEGKHWPCLLCSKTFFRLRNVRNHIRTHDPKLYKCRSCIAAGS
- the LOC144087077 gene encoding uncharacterized protein LOC144087077 isoform X1 — translated: MTQDTMAMKGTSCWSPNYEWIDGLLYRKKLERGFLNFREVLDEDRRLEAIATFHRRSNGKRHLSLEETYKCVADNYWWDGMYFQIRDFVLDCPECRSHHCKREKQGGQGCVTKTMASHSSDMLRKLKSQREAGMFCDITLRTNGRSYAAHRAVLAAVSDHFQEIFTEMDSSIKADIDLTGFSEDSLLCLLDFSYSSTLCVRQEDLPEVITMARHLGMWPAVEACSALMKEHHHVPHPSRDFKLAYGVVCGQQIETKREPKDNTGGFWRTLNTSDESLDGSPSCNSNGTPDARVKNGLPVSPSHRMKLMDFKSPSSKKRAASRNLLGTPQSKSYSPLAPSNTRLLRSSPGAAQKVQRLLPTQESPRGNRKSRTPISSPICSPVRVKEEVEEVQVDEEDYARAQEKYKLMLVLGLQRTALLPRPEDLIGWRQKKRLRKLKANNYSLTKRRKPRSVPPVLPYRPVTLSLPLCDPVNNLLNKTMKTKSDAPPIVEGIRKRHNPNKQVPPSDRSMRSQGILPNIFQATTQSVFSGRELRRSVRNGVGVPPPPPPQQPQRRSANKTPANNTFRIKPEPAEYSVSGHCLASNNQTSQRTCARNTVKAVKTLRYNSGRPGTKAKPKQGSGRDQAKPSRGRPRKVLREETNADKQVKTDHSGCGFQFSERSSPPAIYNHPLYKVIKEEPADPVPVGSALFLDPPSPDLGKRQSKPPIKLLDSGFLFSFCRPSVATMGIKKEEESVDICLTRSVSQVRDKFGRGKGSLAALTIVKRERVEKNVTQTPKNNHRDSVPMVRSRRSTATRITPKQEPSAIPVSGRTHAVVDSVRRARLKQLRGPRSQAPKAPRAAHSCAECAVSYRDCDTLIMHRLRHIEGKHWPCLLCSKTFFRLRNVRNHIRTHDPKLYKCRSCIAAGS